Proteins found in one Oncorhynchus mykiss isolate Arlee chromosome 17, USDA_OmykA_1.1, whole genome shotgun sequence genomic segment:
- the LOC118940363 gene encoding probable LRR receptor-like serine/threonine-protein kinase At4g36180, with product MVFLPKEGNLFSMVLLPKEGNLFSMVLLPKEGNLFSMVILPKEGNLFSMVLLPKEGNLFSMVLLPKEGNLFSTVLLPKEGNLFSTVLLPKEGNLFSTVLLPKEGNLFSTVLLPKEGNLFSMVLLPKEGNLFSMVLLPKEGNLFSMVILPKEGNLFSMVLLPKEGNLFSMVILPKEGNLFSMVLLPKEGNLFSMVLLPKEGNLFSMVLLPKEGNLFSTVLLPKEGNLFSTVLLPKEGNLFSTVLLPKEGNLFSTVLLPKEGNLFSMVILPKEGNLFSTVLLPKEGNLFSMVLLPKEGNLFSMVILPKESNLFSTVLLPKEGNLFSTVLLPKEGNMFSMVLLPKEGNLFSMVLLPKEGNLFSMVLLPKEGNLFSMVLLPKEGNLFSTVLLPKEGNLFSMVLLPKEGNLFSMVLLPKEGNLFSMVLLPKEGNLFSMVLLPKEGNLFITVDNIGPLADTSYPKQ from the exons ATGGTTTTTCTACCTAAAGAAGGTAACCTGTTCAGTATGGTTCTTCTACCTAAAGAAGGTAACCTGTTCAGTATGGTTCTTCTACCTAAAGAAGGTAACCTGTTCAGTATGGTTATTCTACCTAAAGAAGGTAACCTGTTCAGTATGGTTCTTCTACCTAAAGAAGGTAACCTGTTCAGTATGGTTCTTCTACCTAAAGAAGGTAACCTGTTCAGTACGGTTCTTCTACCTAAAGAAGGTAACCTGTTCAGTACGGTTCTTCTACCTAAAGAAGGTAACCTGTTCAGTACGGTTCTTCTACCTAAAGAAGGTAACCTGTTCAGTACGGTTCTTCTACCTAAAGAAGGTAACCTGTTCAGTATGGTTCTTCTACCTAAAGAAGGTAACCTGTTCAGTATGGTTCTTCTACCTAAAGAAGGTAACCTGTTCAGTATGGTTATTCTACCTAAAGAAGGTAACCTGTTCAGTATGGTTCTTCTACCTAAAGAAGGTAACCTGTTCAGTATGGTTATTCTACCTAAAGAAGGTAACCTGTTCAGTATGGTTCTTCTACCTAAAGAAGGTAACCTGTTCAGTATGGTTCTTCTACCTAAAGAAGGTAACCTGTTCAGTATGGTTCTTCTACCTAAAGAAGGTAACCTGTTCAGTACGGTTCTTCTACCTAAAGAAGGTAACCTGTTCAGTACGGTTCTTCTACCTAAAGAAGGTAACCTGTTCAGTACGGTTCTTCTACCTAAAGAAGGTAACCTGTTCAGTACGGTTCTTCTACCTAAAGAAGGTAACCTGTTCAGTATGGTTATTCTACCTAAAGAAGGTAACCTGTTCAGTACGGTTCTTCTACCTAAAGAAGGTAACCTGTTCAGTATGGTTCTTCTACCTAAAGAAGGTAACCTGTTCAGTATGGTTATTCTACCTAAAGAAAGTAACCTGTTCAGTACGGTTCTTCTACCTAAAGAAGGTAACCTGTTCAGTACGGTTCTTCTACCTAAAGAAGGTAACATGTTCAGTATGGTTCTTCTACCTAAAGAAGGTAACCTGTTCAGTATGGTTCTTCTACCTAAAGAAGGTAACCTGTTCAGTATGGTTCTTCTACCTAAAGAAGGTAACCTGTTCAGTATGGTTCTTCTACCTAAAGAAGGTAACCTGTTCAGTACGGTTCTTCTACCTAAAGAAGGTAACCTGTTCAGTATGGTTCTTCTACCTAAAGAAGGTAACCTGTTCAGTATGGTTCTTCTACCTAAAGAAGGTAACCTGTTCAGTATGGTTCTTCTACCTAAAGAAGGTAACCTGTTCAGTATGGTTCTTCTACCTAAAGAAG GTAACCTGTTCATTACGGTAGATAATATAGGCCCCTTAGCAGACACTTCTTATCCAAAGCAGTGA